The genomic window TTTGCATACATTTTGCTTTTTAGGGAAACGAAATGAAGCTGCTTTTAGGCACTAGAGTCAAGCATAGGCTACTTCAAGCCCGTTTCTATCaacttaatgtaaaaatgtaattaactaCATTCTCAATGCCATCATagttttgcataataataataaaactaggAGCCACTAGGAGACCTCGACAAACTTCAAGGGAAGcccttttataattatttaattgtatattaacaTACAACTAaagatgcacattaaactggCATAATCTTTTGAGTTTATTTGTATTACAGAAGCACCGTAAGTACTTATCAGCTCAGATATGAAGGCTTTTTAATATTGTCTGGGACAAAAGGAGCTTTGGATACCAAAAAGTCGAGAATAACTGAGTGATTATGTAACACTAGATAAAGTCCGTGACAACACTgcgtgaagaaagaaagacaacagCGCCCTCTGAAGGCAGTCTCCACTGTGACGTCAtatgtaatatgaaaaaaaaaaacatgaatacttACCACTGAAAGGATTTAATAATTTTGAATTAAAAGAGAGTTATACACAAGAATTAAGaataaaacgttttatttttatagtatccCATGATTCAACATTCAGGACTGTCTGTTTCACCCAATCCATCATTAACCAACAAAtcctcaaaaaacaaaaattattttatacccaaagattttacaaacatttaagattttacaaatatatagaaGCGTGTATGCATGTCAGTCAGTCCTCACAGATGCATGCTCTCTAATATCAAATCAATTTggtttacattttatacaaaatagaTTCCTGGCTTAGTTATCGAAGAAATGCAATGCTTTAAAAAATCAAACTGGACAAGAACAGATAGCATGGATTGTAATTTCAAGCTGCTGGTCTGTATGCATGTGTGGCTGTGTTTATTGGTCCATTCTGTGTTCTGTAGGAAGGCAATGAGAGCGTCCGTTCTTCCACCTCCTGACAACACTGACGATGACTGACAAAGAGCAAGGCACATCAGGTCAGAAACAAAGCTTCGTCACCTTTCACTGCGATCTACAAAAGGATCACGATACAAGAAGCCAACGATTTAATCCACAGCCTCTGATTATCCTGCCCTTTCTTGTGACAGcacagcaaaacttcaagtttgTACTAAATTAAGCCAGCTTTTCAGATCTACATGCCAGCGTGGACATTTATGCCAATGTATTTGATACCAATATAACAGTGCGTTTACATAAAGAAAAATTTGGTCTAAAAAGAGTGAAAAAGCAAGCAGTCTCAGACTGATTTTAAATCATCATAATCTCTACAACATtcatttctttctgtttatttgtctGTATTTCGTCTACCATTAAAGGGCAGGTAACTCGATTGTTTCAAACTCTCTGCCTGGAGAAAAAGCATTAGTTTCAAAACTAAACTTCAAGTGTGAAGTCAGACACAGCAAGGACATGAAAACGGGCTCCCGTCGTATGGGTTTATTGAGAGTTTTAGTGTCCAGAAAGGAGTCAAAAGGGAAAGGAGTGATAAGGGTTGCTTTGTGGTTTTCTTTTCAGTGCTTCTCCAGCCAAGAGGGGGTTTCTCCTCCGGGTAACTTTAGTTTGATGTGGAACTGTTTCAGGGTCTGTTCCAGCTGCTGCTGGTTGCCTGCGAAGTACGCGGCGATGGCGTTGTGGAAGAGAATCAGCTGGTTGTGTAAAACCTTCACCTGAGAGAAAGAGGATGAAAACTGTAACACACAGCCTGAGAGAGGAAAGCAGAAACCATCAGTGCTGGGAAAACAAAAAACTACTAACATCAATACGAAAGAGACTTGTTGTTTTGGGCATGTAATTGTGcatgttattaataattataaaaaacatttatatttatttatttacttacttgaCTGAGCTTTAGTTATAGCAACGTTGGCATTCACTATACtgtatttaaattgaaataaaacatctaaataaatgaccAGGGTAACATAGATACTCAGGTTATGAATGTCACTAGAAATAAAACTTGATAGCCAAAACTGTCATCTAAAAATATGAATCAGAATAAATCTCTGATTTATAGTTTCTGAACTATTTCAGTAAATTCAAACAATGCataagaaaacattaaaataaaatcattttcaatGATTGTATTGCTGATTATATcctaaaatgtgtttacatttagattactgtatttttcggactataagtcgcacctgagtataagtcgcatcagtccaagaataggtcatgatgaggaaaaaaacatatgtaagtctCACTGGACtacaagttgcatttatttagaaccaagaaccaagagaaaacattaccgtctccagccgcgagagggcgctctatgttttcagtgtggactacagcagcactgagcagcacagagcgccctctcgcggttaGAGACGGTAATGATTTCTATTTTGCAACATAATTTACTTCTGTAATGCAATGCTTTGTTTCTGGGATACAGAACAAGAAAAACAGAGGGTTTGGTACGATCAGACAAAAATGAAGGTTTCCGTTTCAGAGACGGAGCAGGTAATATATTCTAAAAGATTACAGGAACATCAGCATCACAAGGTGCaagatttaaatgtacatttaaagtcatttttattttttaggtcgCAAACGTTGCTAACATTAACCCTATATGTACAGAATAACTCACATAACCTGTTAGCAGCAAGAGTGATTTTCACCATATTaactttcattttaatatgttaatgATCAAAGCATGAAAGGATTATTTGAATGTAGCGAACGTCACAAGATACATTCGACCTACCTTGTTTTCCTCCAGAAACTTGAGTTTGACTGAGACGTCGATGCGCATCTTTTCGTATTTTTCGCGGTGGATCTGGAAACGTTGCTGTGACTGCTCGATTTTGGGAAGCGTGTTGGCATCCCGTGGACCCAGATTGAGCTCCTCTAAATCTGTGCGATACGCATCATACTCAATCCTACCCAAAAGAGCACAGAATTTAGAGAATGAGGGTCGCTTTGctcaataaatgaatataaagtaGTACACAGTGGCTTGTGAAGATCTATTCAGACCTCGCTGCTTCGTATTGCTTGATGTTGACCAAGGTGTCCTCTATAGTTTTATCCACTAGAGTTTGTACACTGGAGATGAAGAAGTTGATAGCTCTTAATAGAGTCTCTCCATTTTTGGCAAGGAGTTTTTGGGTTTCAGCATTGTAGCCGAATTCCTCCtgaaacacattaataaatagaGATTGCATCTGTATTTGCAGCTTCTAGAATGACACAGAAACTGTGCACTGAGACTATTTGACGTctgcaaataaaatgaatgaaatgaaatgttactCTTCGAGAGCCAATGCAATTTCTGGATAGAGTCCAGTCATGAAGTATTTAGTATTCATGGTGGAAACATCAATACCAGAAGTGTGTCCAAACAGTCCATGAAGGAATTATACTGTATGGAAGGCAATCCATATTCTATGCAGACTTATCTGTGTTGGATTAGAGTGAAATATTAGTTTGTAAACACTGCTGGTCAGAAGTTTGGgatctgtaagatttttaatgattttaaaagaaataaaggctgtatttatttgatcaaaaatacagaaaaatgtgtaatattgggaaatattattataatctaaaataGCGGTTTTCAATGCGGGTATCTGttgaagtgtaatttatttctgcgattaaaactgtattttaagcatcattactccagtcttcagtgtaacttgatcttcagaaatcatgaaaatatataagggtttgcttatttttttaacctgtgatattttttcagtattatttgatgaataactaaataacagcatttaaataaataaataataaacagaaatgttttgtaacaatatacactttacattcaaaagttttaggtcatacattttattttatttttttaattaagacttattcagcaaggatgtgacAAACTGATATAAAGGTGATAGTGAAGACCTAAGTTTGACAACCAGAaagtgtgcacttttttttttattttgcaatttaaaacctaaaaaaaaaatgtgtaggaTTTTTGTGAGATGCTCTGAGATCGTTGGCTCTCAAAATACTGATAGTAAGAGtgaaaacaatgttaaaatgtGTATGCATCATTTATAaccacatttaaaatttaatccaCTTACCatccgtttttttttatttaactgatggAATTTTGTTTAAAATCAAGAGGCTATGGCTGATGCAACATTACAGGGAGAAGCTTCTTTAAATAGTTTTATACTTGCATGTAACTCAGGTGTTTTGAGACTAAGGTCAGCAAACGCGTCGCCCAGCTGTCTCTGTGTCTGAAGCGTCTGCGCCAGCTGCATGCACAGCGTCTGCGCCAGCTTGATAACATGCTCATACTTTCGCTTGTTTTCATGAAGAATCTCGATCTCAGCCTCCAGCTCCAGATCAACCGTACGAGAGCCGCGTCCTAACTTCTCCGACAGAATCTGCTTCGTGCACTGCAAGACAAGCACAAGATACAAAATCTGTTAAAGAGACacgtcacccaaaaataaaatgtgctgtttgtttactcaccctcagcccAATCAAGATGcaggtgacttttttttcttcggtagaacagtaaagatttgcaattcataaaatatgctttttttaattcttaaaagaCATGCAGTTGCcaacttacatttttatgtatcACTAAGAAAAAAAAGCCACCTAACAATGCAAATTGGGCAATaagaaaggatttttttaaaGGGGCATAGAGGATATATAGAACTCTGTATCTTTTGTAACAGCAATATTATAGAGAAGATGAAAAGGGATCATATCTGAGAAATGTCACAAGCCAGACTAAAGTAGAATTGCACGTGCATGTTAACGCTAAACACGTGGATGAGTGAGACACGTCATAACCACTACGACAGCAATCCCTCACTTTATAAGTGTTGATGCTCCACTTCCTCATCAGCTCCAGTTTCTCGATGGCAGGACTCTTAATGTCATCAGCGAGGACCACTGCTCCTGACTCTGACAAAGCACCTGATGACAGAACCACATCCGGTTACTAAAATAAGGCTATCTGATTTGATAAGACGATGATGATTGGCTAAATCAAGTCAATCAATATTAACATCCAAGATAATTCTGTGTTTGACAAATCACATCAGTGTTGTTACTGTGAACTAAAACAGACCGAACTACTGAAAAACACTGgtgttaaataaaatgcattggaatgaatgaatcatttgagttagtgattcaatgatccattcataaagagagtcacttggttggtttctaaatgaatcaagcgttttgaatgaatcgtttgaatgaatgattcagtgaatcgTTCATTAACAGAGGGACTTACTGCcccctactggcagttttagtgtAATATTTATCCATCACAAGCCTATAAACCAGCTAAAgtaccagcacaaaaacacactcagccaaatattgttttaattattccaATCGAAACCCAACGTTTTTTTGTCTAATCCTAAACCCCTATAGACATTATATTGCGACTGCAGCACATGAATGAATCCAGCTTCATATTCTCCTCAGCTGATCAGTGACATGTGAGATAGAGGAATAATAAAGAGGTGGTCAGCAATGACACCAAACTAATGACCGCTTGCCAAGTTTCCGTCCTAATTAATTCACACAGTAGACGAGGATGAAATAATGAAAGGGGAAGTAGATAGGGGAAAAAAGATCACAGACGACTCGGTAATGAGACAGGAACACCTAtcttttcaaattcaaattgtgCTTTTCTCTGCAACACACTCAAagagaaacacagacaaacaaatgtGGTTCACATTAGAGGAACTGGACAGAGAGAGGATATTCTAACACTACGCACCTAAAATACAACAACCCTAACCTGATCTCATTTATTACACTGAAAGAAGTGTTTTAAATGAGCAACGTTACACCAGAATACTCAGATGATAGTCATGTTCAATGATTAGTTTTACCTGTGTACTCTCCCTCATTCACCGCACAGTCTTCAGGTGAGCTGTTGAAGTGTGATGTGATTGGTCCAGAGGAGACGATGTGTGAAACAccctggaaataaataaaattggggagagaacaagaataaaaatgtatgatatcaCAAAAAAGCAGTGTGCCATGTTTTCCCTTTTCAATCATTAATTTCAAAACAGTAtcagttttgtacatttaaaaagggTTAAAGCACATTGGGTACCAGGGATATTAGCTTGTTTAAATCCAAACACTGAAAACTAATTGAGGTGAATAACATAAATTTGACCATACAATCTATAACGGGCATATTATTGGTAAAAACTATTGGTAAATCTGCAGTGTGTGTTATAAGTCACCTTAAATGCACAAGTGCATAAAAGCAAATTACAGCATTTTGAGTCTTCTTGAGTCCCCTCGGACACCGAAActaaatacagtgtgtgtgtgtgaaagtttcTGTGACTGTACAGagttcatgaatatttaatgaggtaaGCACTAATTAATTCATGACTGTTTTCGTCTGTTGCTAAGAAACTCACCTTGTCATTCTAGTACCATTGTTTCATATTGTACACATCTGGCGAAACCAAATGCATGTATAATCAAGGGTTAAAAGAGGTGCTAGACACCATTCTCGACTAATTTTGGCGAAACATTGCTTGAAACAGGTACTTTTAGAGGATCAAAAGACAAGAAACAGTGGAAGCGGTGCATGATGGGTACTTACCCTCTGAAACACTTCCTGGTGACTGTCATCTCCGTTTCTGGTGACTGAGATTTGAGCAGCTGGGCTTCTGTGGGCCTCCTCTGCCATAGCcaccttcaacacacacacacacacacacacacacacacacacacacacacacacacacacacacacacacacacacacacaataactagGAGAACTAGGACAGAAACAGCATTAAAGCTAGAGTTCAGATGCAGAGCGCTGCCACCACCAGAAAGCTTTGCACAGCCGCAGCTCGTCAGGCTCGTGAAGGGTTAACTGCAGCACCACAAGCAgagaaaatacagctgtataaacCTGATCAGGTCAGCTGCTGCTGTAGAAGAATTATTTAACATCAACCGGGGAGTTGTACTACTACAGCTACAGGAATGATAGCCCAGTCTGACTGCACTGCCATCTGGtgatcatttttatcagtttggGACACATTTTCATATACATTCACAAATATGATTGGAAATAAGCAAAAAtgctatacttttatttagcgatgatgcattcaatttattattAGATAGAcatcattttcacatttaaaacaatgcatacatttaactaaatcaataatgaattataaaataaaataaaatagaaaagttattttaaattatttacttactGCAtgtctatcaaataaatgcaaccctaAGAGCATAGGAGActcttttgaatggaattaatccTATGCTGGAATAtgataaaatgacatattttttacaaaacagtaCAGTAGGTGTTGGCTTTTTCGGCAGCTGACACTACACAGTGTTCAATATAACTGGTGTATAACATATAGTCTTGACAAAAGACAAAATGCACCAATTAGGGCTAAATCTGAcctattgttttaataaatattacatgctgTAATGCTGTTGAATTCCCCACCAGAGAGTCCTCGATTtgtctcatttaatttaataatgaatgaaaagTGGACATGCAAAGATGCACCGACACAGgatttacataaacacaaaataaaaaccaagcaaacacaaaaaacagcagctaaaattattttaactatttacttaattattttttgctaaattagcataagataaaaaataattctgctaaaaa from Carassius auratus strain Wakin chromosome 1, ASM336829v1, whole genome shotgun sequence includes these protein-coding regions:
- the LOC113108491 gene encoding arfaptin-1-like; translated protein: MTEIDISEDKDAGKHKYTPSDDDGDDSQAQRKTSGIIEDDVEAVAMAEEAHRSPAAQISVTRNGDDSHQEVFQRGVSHIVSSGPITSHFNSSPEDCAVNEGEYTGALSESGAVVLADDIKSPAIEKLELMRKWSINTYKCTKQILSEKLGRGSRTVDLELEAEIEILHENKRKYEHVIKLAQTLCMQLAQTLQTQRQLGDAFADLSLKTPELHEEFGYNAETQKLLAKNGETLLRAINFFISSVQTLVDKTIEDTLVNIKQYEAARIEYDAYRTDLEELNLGPRDANTLPKIEQSQQRFQIHREKYEKMRIDVSVKLKFLEENKVKVLHNQLILFHNAIAAYFAGNQQQLEQTLKQFHIKLKLPGGETPSWLEKH